The genomic segment GCTTCTTGAGCTGACGTTTTGCGCTAACGGTAGGGTAGGAGCAGCACAGTGGCTGCGCTCTTGCCACCGCGcatcgcgctccgcgcgctcgattcGCACCCAGACCATGCATTCGACCGCtctcgcgagcctcgcgggcgtccgccccgtcgcggtgctccccgcgcgcgggatccgcgccccccgggcgtcagacgcacgcggcggcaggacccgccgcgtcgtcgcgatgatCTCGACGCGCCGAACCGCGGTGTGCGtcccctccgcgcgccggaggcgagacgcgccgtcgcgccccctcgcggcgtccggcgcggacggcgccgacgtggacgacgacgtcgacgcgctcgcgaccaGGCTCGAGAGCCTCAAGGCCAAGTCGAGATcgatgctcgacgaggcgtcgcagctcgaggcgggcatcgacgcgtccgagaACGACGAGGTCATCTCCGAGTCCACGCGCTTTAAGCGCGCGCCCAAGTCGTCCCCCGGCCTACCCACCGGCAAGATGGGCgtctccaccgcggacgccgtcgccgaccaggCAACTGGGTCTGGTTGGTCGAAATCCCCCCAGTCGCAGTCGCAgtcgcagccgccgcagccgcctaCGACcaacgcgctcctcgccggcgtcatcgcgatcggcgggctcgccgcggcgggcgccgcgtccgccgcgggcgtcgccgcgggctccgagcccgtcctcgccgtcgccggcgccgccgccggcttcgcgCTCTTGAAAGCGGGCCAGTTCATCGGCTCCAACctcaaggagaaggcggtTCCCTCGCTCGGTCAGCAGGAGggcaaggccaaggcgaaggagggcgccgcgagcaaggccggcggcggcgggtacgtCGCCCCCAAgcaggcggccgcggcgacgaagatcgacgagaagaaggccgccgcgagagccgccgccgcgtcgaaggatgccgacgccatcctcgcggcgtcctccttcgTGAGCTCGTCGGACCTGGACAAGGAACGGCTCAGGCGCGCGCTCCGGACGATCGCGTCCACGCAGAAGTCcacggtcaccgcggcggcgattgggGCGGCGAAGGTGCCCGCCGGATACGTGAACAACGAGCAGGAGAGGAAGATTTACGAGATCAAGCAGCGCTCGAAGCAGCTCCTGCCCCTGAACGAGTTCATGGCGAAGTACGGGCCGTCCGACGAGGCGTACGGCAAGGCGCGGAAAGAGGCGAaggagctgctcgcgccCGGGAACGTGACGTGGAAGCCGCGGGACACGTGGCTGAAGGTGATCCTCTGGGACTGCATCTGCTACCCGCTGCAGGTGCCGTTCCTCTTCCTCGCGTGGTTGCTGGGGTTCTCGTGGGGGGAaaatccgccgccgcccaagtCCGCGTGAAGAGAGAGGACGGGGAGTGTCGGGCGCGCATCCTTCATTCGTTAACTGTTGTTGTACATAGGACATACCGCTTCCTGCAGTTGCGTCGTCCCGCTCTTTCAGTTCACGTCGTCGGTCGGTCGGCACGGAATGGACTATCGTGTCCGACCGGAAACGGGGAACGCGACGGTCTATTGACTCGTCCTTACCGAAACTCTGAAAACGCTCCTCGGATCGAAAGGACCCGCGGGAGGGTTCCGCAGGGCCACAACGCACGGCACGAGCATACCCGCACGAACGTGAACTGAGCGACATGCCGTACCTTCCCCCTCATCTcagagacggcggcggcagcggcggcagcggaaGCGAGTCCGACGGCGGCAGGGGCTCCCGCGGGCCCGACCGCTTCGACGACAggcggggtggcggcgggggccgctacgacgaccgccgcggcggcgaccgctaCGACGACAGGAGGAGGGACGATCGCTACGACGACAGGAGAAGAGGCGACGGATACGACGACAGGCGGAGGGACGATCGCGACAGATACGACGACAGGCGGCGGGACGACCGCGATCGCGACAgtcgcagcggcggcggcggaggcagCTCATCCAGGAGCGGcgtgccgcccgcggtgtTCGCCAACTGGAAGCCCAGCGAGCGCGTGCAGGCGCTGAGCGTCAACCAGGTGCGTGACCCGCCCCATCCgactccccgccgcgccggacgaccgcgcgccgcgccctcgatcgccctcgccccgcgcgcgcggcccccTCGCTTTTTCCCACGATCTCGGCGTCGAACACTGGCGGATGCGACGCATCTTTCCCACGTCGACCCAAAAGCGCAAATTCCTCCCGCCCACCCTCCGGAACCTCCGctgacctcgacgcgtccccaCCCGCACCCCGAATCCCGCAGTGCGAGGAGATTCGCAGGCGCATGGACGTCACCGTGGAGGTTCCCCCCGGCACGGACGAGGCCCCTCCCCCGATCGAGTCCTTCGAGGACATGAACCTCGACACCAAGATCATGATGGACATCAAGTACAAGGAGTTCGACAAGCCCACGCCCATCCAGGCGCAGGCCATCCCGGTGATCTGCtccggccgcgacgtcctcggatGCGCGGAGACGGGTTCGGGTAAGACCGCGGCGTTCTCCATCCCGATGATCCAGCACTGCCTCCAGCAGCCCGAGAtcaagcgcggcgacggaccctTCGCCATCGTcatggcgccgacgcgagagctcgcgcagcagattgagaaggaggcgaagatCTTCAGCCGATCGTCGAAGGGGTTCAAGACGACGATCGTCGTGGGCGGGACGAACATGAGCGAGCAGCGCATGGACCTCAagaacggcgtcgaggtgtgCGTCGCCACCCCGGGTCGTCTCATCGACCACCTCCACCAGGGCAACACCaacctcgcccgcgtctcgctcgtcatcctcgacgaggctgaCAGGATGCTCGACATGGGCTTCGAGCCGCAGATCCGCGAGGTGATGATGAACCTCCCCAAGCCCCATCAGACGTTgctcttctccgcgacgatgcccgtggaggtggaggcgctcgcggcggattACCTCAACAAGCCCGTCAAGGTGAAGGTTGGCGCCGTCTCAGTCCCTACGTCAAACGTCGCGCAGCACCTCGAGAAGCTGGTGGACTCGCAGAAGGTGGACAGGCTGTGCGAactgctcctcgaggagaaggcggaggcggagaagtTCGGCGGCCAACTGCCGATGACGGTGGTCTTCGTCGAGCGcaaggcgagggcggacgaGATCATGACCTTGCTCAACGCGGagggggtggcggcggcggcgtttcaCGGAGGCCGGTCGCAGCAGGAGCGAGAAGCCGCGCTGGCCGACTTTACCACCGGGAGGTGCGCGGTTctcgtcgccaccgacgtcgccgcccgcggactCGACGTCAAGGGCGTGCAGCACGTCGTAAACCTCGACTTGCCCCGCATGTTTGAGGATTACGTGCACCGCGTGGGGCGCACCGGTCGCGCCGGGATGACTGGGCGAGCGACTTCATTTTACACAGATCGCGACtccttcctcgtcgcgcagaTCAAGCGGGCGctgcaggagctcgagaacgGCAACGCGTTCGCCTTTGCCACCGGcaaggaggcgcgcgcgaaggagcgcgaggcggccaaggcttggcgcgagggacgcgcgggcgagcccgagcaggcggcggtgggcggcgtcgacatcatcgtcgacgacaaGTTCAAGCACATGAAGctcagcgcgtcgagcgcgagtcTGACGAGCGTCGGCAAcggctccgcggcgcccgcgggtaacgcggacgacgcgttcggctcggacgacgacgacgggtggtGAGTGATCGTTTCGTGGCGGCGCTTTTGTGGctgggcgcgggtgcgccgcggcggatggacGATGACTTCGTTTTGCCTCGGCGAGTGGATCTTTCGAAGCGAAGGGAGTGGCGACGCGAGTACGGACGTCGAAATGCGACGGAACGGCGGGTTCGGGCTTCGCCCTTTGCAATATCACGCGAGTCGAACGGCTCGAAcacgcgcgcacgcgcatTCCTCACACGCGCCACGCCCTGTCaagccccgtcgccccgccgagAATCTCGCCTGCGCCGTCCTCCATCAGATCCTGTGACCAGACGGCAGCCAGAATGAATctcatcgacgacgtggccAGCTTTTTTCCAGCGAAGATCCGGCCCCGCGCTCACAGAACAGGGAGCGACATGGCGACGAAGAGCGCGGGCAGccggctcgccgacgtcgtgtTCAAGGCGGTTGCTACGGGGCTCTTCGCCACGACGGTGGTCACCGGCGGATggttcgccgcgaccgctgcgagcgcgtcgcaccATTACGATcggctcgcgagggaggcggacgagcgcaaggcgcgggcggaggccgcggcgagggaggaggaggagaggcgggcgaggcgatggGGATggttgggcggcggcggtggaaaGCAATCGTCGACGGAGAGTAAAtgagcgccgaggacgacgccgcgcgccgccgcgcggggaggtCGAGGCTCGACGCGCCAGGCACCGGGgaccgatcgccgcggaacCAACCGACGCAACCACTAGTAGCCCTTCGATGTAGTCACAACAACTAGCCCGCTGagacgcgacgcacgccgcgcgataaccccccgcgcctcctctcACTCACCGCAGCGGCTCCTCGTCACGCGCCATCTCCATCAGCTTCTTCAGTATCCGCGCGCCATCTTCCCTCACGCCCGAGTGCATGTACTCGCTCGTGGACCACACCCTGGCGCCGTTCGGCCcgatcctcgacgccgtctccgtcgcgaggTCGAAATCGACGAACATGTCCTCGACGTAGCTGGCACAcgccacgggcgcgtcgcaccgcgcgagcgcgtccacgtcgtacAGCACCGGCCAATCGGTCTTCGCGGCTAACGCTTCCGCCACGTTTTTGAACGGCTtcaacgcggcgatctcgtcgAACATAAACGGAAACACCATCTCGCCGGTGAACAGCACCGGCTTGTGCGGATCCGACGACCCGAGCGCGTTGTCGGCGCTGAACATCTTGCGGTGCTCGTTGaagacgcgctcggcggcccACGCGCTcggtccgccgccgttgcAGTAGATCGACTCGTGAAGGCACGCGTACAGCGGGTTGGTGTCGAACGAGTGGACATCCTCGCACGACTTGAGAAACGCGTAGGACAGCTCCTCGTGCGGCACCTCCCACGCCTTCTCGAACAGGTAGTGGAGGCTCTCCATGCCACCGGACGTTCCGAGCCACGAGAAACCCAACGCCTGGATCCCCCGCACCGTGAGCTCGCCCCCCGAcggggtggcgacgcggcccCCGGGCTGGTTCCGCACGAACGCAACCACGTCCCTaacgcgctggacgtcgTTAGGGAACCTGCGGTAAAACTTGGCGTTCTGCGTCCTGACGCGTTCGATCAACGCGCGGtacgtcgcctccgcggcgttcgcctcGTGCACCAGCGGGGGTAAGCCGCCGGTGAGGAAAGCCTCGGAGACGGattccgcggcgacgctgagGTATCGAGCGATGCAGAACCCGCCGAAGGACTGACCGAGGAGCGCCCacttggcgtcgtcgccgggtccgagCAGTGTTTTGCGGACgcactcggcgtcggcgacgatggaaTCGGCGCGAAAGAAGGTGAGGTAAGAagctcgcgcgtcgactCCGCCGTCGATTTTAgccaacgccgacgccgagacgcgGGACGATCGGCCGGTTCCCCTCTGGTCCAGCAGCAGCACCCTGTGCGACGCCACGGCGTGGGCGATCCAGCCGCCGGTCTCGGTGAGACGCGCGCACTCGAACCCGGGTCCGCCCTGCAGGAAGACGAGCCACGgcatggacgcgagcgcgtcgtcgtccctcttgtccgcggcgacAACCTCGCGGGCGAAGATCTCGATCGTGCGCGAGTTgtccgcggggacgtcgccgacgccgggagcCCTGAAGCCGTGGTCCAGGGGCACGTCGAAGAAGTGGTCGGTGAGCCTGAGGCCCTTGACCCTGAACGTGTCGCCGACCCTGTGGGGGACCGCGGAGGCCATCGTGATTGTCGACGAACGCTTCGGACTTGGCAAAATCGACGAACGCTCGGTGCCCACTTTTGTGCGGTGAGAGACGCGGGACCGGGTCCGGACGcaggcgccgcggagggtggTGTGGGAGGTGAGGAAAgtcctcgcggccgcggatAACATTCACTCCGACCTCGGAGCCTGTCACGCCGGGGAATGCCAAGCGGGGCGGCCAAACGCCGGAAAACGAGCAACGCCTAGGAGCTAAGTCAACAGTCAAGTAGTCTACGGTAATGGCATTTAGGCGATCCTACCTGATGTCCATACGAATCATCGAATgcatgacgcgcgc from the Micromonas commoda chromosome 8, complete sequence genome contains:
- a CDS encoding predicted protein, producing MHSTALASLAGVRPVAVLPARGIRAPRASDARGGRTRRVVAMISTRRTAVCVPSARRRRDAPSRPLAASGADGADVDDDVDALATRLESLKAKSRSMLDEASQLEAGIDASENDEVISESTRFKRAPKSSPGLPTGKMGVSTADAVADQATGSGWSKSPQSQSQSQPPQPPTTNALLAGVIAIGGLAAAGAASAAGVAAGSEPVLAVAGAAAGFALLKAGQFIGSNLKEKAVPSLGQQEGKAKAKEGAASKAGGGGYVAPKQAAAATKIDEKKAAARAAAASKDADAILAASSFVSSSDLDKERLRRALRTIASTQKSTVTAAAIGAAKVPAGYVNNEQERKIYEIKQRSKQLLPLNEFMAKYGPSDEAYGKARKEAKELLAPGNVTWKPRDTWLKVILWDCICYPLQVPFLFLAWLLGFSWGENPPPPKSA
- a CDS encoding predicted protein gives rise to the protein VPPAVFANWKPSERVQALSVNQCEEIRRRMDVTVEVPPGTDEAPPPIESFEDMNLDTKIMMDIKYKEFDKPTPIQAQAIPVICSGRDVLGCAETGSGKTAAFSIPMIQHCLQQPEIKRGDGPFAIVMAPTRELAQQIEKEAKIFSRSSKGFKTTIVVGGTNMSEQRMDLKNGVEVCVATPGRLIDHLHQGNTNLARVSLVILDEADRMLDMGFEPQIREVMMNLPKPHQTLLFSATMPVEVEALAADYLNKPVKVKVGAVSVPTSNVAQHLEKLVDSQKVDRLCELLLEEKAEAEKFGGQLPMTVVFVERKARADEIMTLLNAEGVAAAAFHGGRSQQEREAALADFTTGRCAVLVATDVAARGLDVKGVQHVVNLDLPRMFEDYVHRVGRTGRAGMTGRATSFYTDRDSFLVAQIKRALQELENGNAFAFATGKEARAKEREAAKAWREGRAGEPEQAAVGGVDIIVDDKFKHMKLSASS
- a CDS encoding predicted protein, with protein sequence MATKSAGSRLADVVFKAVATGLFATTVVTGGWFAATAASASHHYDRLAREADERKARAEAAAREEEERRARRWGWLGGGGGKQSSTESK
- a CDS encoding predicted protein; this translates as MASAVPHRVGDTFRVKGLRLTDHFFDVPLDHGFRAPGVGDVPADNSRTIEIFAREVVAADKRDDDALASMPWLVFLQGGPGFECARLTETGGWIAHAVASHRVLLLDQRGTGRSSRVSASALAKIDGGVDARASYLTFFRADSIVADAECVRKTLLGPGDDAKWALLGQSFGGFCIARYLSVAAESVSEAFLTGGLPPLVHEANAAEATYRALIERVRTQNAKFYRRFPNDVQRVRDVVAFVRNQPGGRVATPSGGELTVRGIQALGFSWLGTSGGMESLHYLFEKAWEVPHEELSYAFLKSCEDVHSFDTNPLYACLHESIYCNGGGPSAWAAERVFNEHRKMFSADNALGSSDPHKPVLFTGEMVFPFMFDEIAALKPFKNVAEALAAKTDWPVLYDVDALARCDAPVACASYVEDMFVDFDLATETASRIGPNGARVWSTSEYMHSGVREDGARILKKLMEMARDEEPLR